A single window of Zea mays cultivar B73 chromosome 10, Zm-B73-REFERENCE-NAM-5.0, whole genome shotgun sequence DNA harbors:
- the LOC118473532 gene encoding indole-3-acetaldehyde oxidase-like codes for MTSTLTSKEYQSYQSSTAALRELSLDRLCPSLQATAIEVLSDGNLVFKKIANHLSKVASPFVRNTTTIGGNIIMAQRLPFESDIATVLLAAGTTVTIQTASKRLCLTLEEFLQQSPCDSRTLLMSIFIPKWDSDGITFETFRAAPRPFGNAASYVNAALLARTSTDAASGKNIMEDICLVFGAYGADHAIRASKVEDFLKGKSLSSSVILKAVQLLKETVSPPEGTTHPEYRVSLAVSFLFTFL; via the coding sequence ATGACAAGTACATTGACATCAAAGGAATACCAGAGCTATCAGTCATCAACAGCAGCGTTAAGGGAATTGAGCTTGGATCGGTTGTGTCCATCTCTACAGGCTACAGCCATTGAGGTGTTGTCAGATGGAAATCTGGTCTTCAAAAAAATTGCCAATCACCTAAGCAAAGTGGCTTCGCCATTTGTTCGGAACACAACAACCATAGGTGGCAACATAATCATGGCGCAGAGGTTGCCATTCGAGTCAGACATAGCAACTGTGCTACTGGCTGCAGGTACAACAGTCACAATCCAGACGGCTTCCAAAAGGTTGTGCCTTACTTTGGAGGAGTTCTTGCAGCAGTCTCCATGTGATTCTAGGACCCTGCTGATGAGCATATTCATCCCAAAGTGGGATTCAGATGGCATCACCTTTGAGACATTCCGGGCAGCGCCTCGGCCATTTGGCAATGCTGCTTCATATGTCAATGCTGCTCTCTTGGCAAGGACTTCAACTGATGCAGCTTCAGGGAAGAACATCATGGAGGATATATGCTTGGTGTTCGGTGCTTATGGAGCTGACCATGCCATCAGAGCTAGCAAGGTAGAGGATTTTCTAAAGGGTAAATCACTGAGCTCTTCTGTTATACTTAAAGCAGTTCAGTTGCTTAAAGAGACGGTTTCACCACCAGAAGGCACAACACATCCTGAGTATAGGGTCAGCTTGGCTGTCagcttcttgttcaccttctta
- the LOC100382191 gene encoding Magnesium-chelatase subunit ChlH, chloroplastic, producing the protein MSSSLVSTPFAAAAQKRLLAAPVPLHSFLLSGRRQPPRRAGTIRCAVAGGNGLFTQTKPEVRRVVPSDPRGLPRVKVVYVVLEAQYQSSVTAAVQQLNADPRRAAAFEVVGYLVEELRDEDTYATFCADLADANVFIGSLIFVEELALKVKAAVEKERDRMDAVLVFPSMPEVMRLNKLGSFSMSQLGQSKSPFFQLFKRNKANSSNFADSMLKLVRTLPKVLKYLPSDKAQDARLYILSLQFWLGGSPDNLQNFLKMIAGSYVPALKGAGIKYDDPVLYLDSGIWHPLAPTMYEDVKEYLNWYGTRRDANDRLKDPKAPIIGLVLQRSHIVTGDDGHYVAVIMELEAKGAKVIPIFAGGLDFSGPTQRYLVDPITGKTFVNAVVSLTGFALVGGPARQDHPKAIAALQKLDVPYIVALPLVFQTTEEWLNSTLGLHPIQVALQVALPELDGGMEPIVFAGRDPRTGKSHALHKRVEQLCTRAIRWAELKRKTKEEKRLAITVFSFPPDKGNVGTAAYLNVFSSIYSVLSDLKKDGYNVEGLPDTPEALIEEVIHDKEAQFNSPNLNVAYRMNVREYQSLTSYASLLEENWGKPPGHLNSDGENLLVYGKQYGNVFIGVQPTFGYEGDPMRLLFSKSASPHHGFAAYYTFVEKIFQADAVLHFGTHGSLEFMPGKQVGMSDACFPDSLIGNIPNIYYYAANNPSEATVAKRRSYANTISYLTPPAENAGLYKGLKQLSELISSYQSLKDTGRGPQIVSSIVSTAKQCNLDKDVPLPEEGEELPPKERDLVVGKVYAKIMEIESRLLPCGLHVIGEPPSAIEAVATLVNIAALDRPEDGITSLPGILAATVGRDIEDVYRGSDKGILADVELLRQITEASRGAITAFVEKTTNSKGQVVNVANNLSKILGFGLSEPWVQYLSATKFVRADREKMRVLFGFLGECLRLVVQDNELGSLKLALEGSYVEPGPGGDPIRNPKVLPTGKNIHALDPQAIPTTAALKSAKIVVDRLLERQKADNGGKYPETVALVLWGTDNIKTYGESLAQVLWMIGVRPVADTFGRVNRVEPVSLEELGRPRIDVVVNCSGVFRDLFINQMNLLDRAVKMVAELDEPAEMNYVRKHAQEQAEELGVSLREAATRVFSNASGSYSSNVNLAVENASWTDEKQLQDMYLSRKSFAFDSDAPGAGMKEKRKAFELALATADATFQNLDSSEISLTDVSHYFDSDPTKLVQGLRKDGRAPSSYIADTTTANAQVRTLSETVRLDARTKLLNPKWYEGMMKSGYEGVREIEKRLTNTVGWSATSGQVDNWVYEEANSTFIEDEAMRKRLMDTNPNSFRKLVQTFLEASGRGYWETTEENLDRLRELYSEVEDKIEGIDR; encoded by the exons atgtcgtcgtctctaGTGTCCACCCCATTTGCCGCCGCGGCGCAGAAGCGCCTCCTGGCGGCGCCCGTGCCGCTGCACTCGTTCCTCCTGAGCGGCCGGCGCCAGCCTCCGCGCCGCGCCGGCACCATCCGGTGCGCGGTCGCCGGCGGCAACGGCCTCTTCACGCAGACCAAGCCCGAGGTGCGGCGCGTGGTGCCCTCCGACCCGCGGGGCCTGCCGCGGGTCAAGGTCGTCTACGTCGTGCTGGAGGCGCAGTACCAGTCGTCCGTAACCGCCGCCGTGCAGCAGCTCAACGCCGAcccgcgccgcgccgccgcgtTCGAGGTCGTGGGCTACCTCGTCGAGGAGCTCCGCGACGAGGACACCTACGCCACCTTCTGCGCCGACCTCGCCGACGCCAACGTCTTCATCGGCTCCCTCATCTTCGTCGAGGAGCTGGCCCTCAAGGTCAAGGCCGCCGTCGAGAAGGAGCGCGACCGCATGGACGCCGTCCTCGTCTTCCCCTCAATGCCCGAGGTCATGCGCCTCAACAAGCTCGGCTCCTTCAGCATGTCGCAGCTGGGGCAGTCCAAGAGCCCCTTCTTCCAGCTCTTCAAGCGCAACAAGGCCAACTCCAGCAACTTCGCCGACAGCATGCTCAAGCTCGTCCGCACGCTGCCCAAGGTGCTCAAGTACCTGCCCTCTGACAAGGCGCAGGACGCCCGGCTCTACATCCTCAGCCTCCAGTTCTGGCTCGGTGGCTCGCCGGACAACCTCCAGAACTTCCTCAAGATGATCGCCGGCTCCTACGTGCCTGCCCTCAAGGGCGCCGGCATCAAGTACGACGACCCCGTTCTCTACCTCGACTCCGGCATCTGGCACCCGCTGGCGCCCACCATGTACGAGGACGTCAAGGAGTACCTCAACTGGTACGGCACGCGCCGGGACGCCAACGACAGGCTCAAGGACCCCAAGGCGCCCATCATCGGCCTCGTCCTGCAGAGGAGCCACATTGTCACCGGCGACGACGGGCACTACGTCGCCGTCATCATGGAGCTCGAGGCCAAGGGCGCCAAGGTCATACCCATCTTCGCCGGCGGCCTCGACTTCTCCGGGCCCACACAGCGCTACCTGGTCGACCCGATTACCGGCAAGACGTTCGTGAACGCCGTGGTGTCTCTCACCGGGTTCGCGCTCGTCGGGGGGCCGGCGAGGCAGGACCATCCCAAGGCCATTGCCGCGCTGCAGAAGCTCGACGTGCCGTACATTGTCGCGCTCCCGCTCGTGTTCCAGACCACGGAGGAGTGGCTCAACAGCACCTTGGGGCTTCACCCAATTCAGGTGGCGCTGCAGGTCGCGCTGCCGGAGCTCGACGGTGGGATGGAGCCCATCGTGTTCGCCGGCCGGGACCCCAGGACAG GGAAGTCACATGCATTGCACAAGAGAGTGGAGCAGCTCTGCACTAGAGCCATCAGATGGGCAGAACTGAAGAGGAAAACTAAG GAGGAGAAGAGACTGGCGATCACTGTTTTCAGTTTCCCACCTGACAAGGGCAACGTCGGGACTGCAGCATATCTGAACGTGTTCAGCTCCATTTACTCTGTGCTCTCAGACCTCAAGAAGGACGGCTACAACGTGGAGGGTCTTCCGGACACACCTGAAGCCCTCATCGAGGAGGTGATCCATGACAAGGAAGCTCAGTTCAACAGCCCCAACCTGAATGTTGCTTACCGCATGAATGTGAGGGAGTACCAGTCGCTGACCTCCTACGCCTCCTTGCTGGAGGAGAACTGGGGGAAGCCACCTGGGCACCTCAACTCTGATGGCGAGAACCTCCTCGTCTACGGGAAGCAGTACGGCAATGTCTTCATCGGGGTGCAGCCCACCTTTGGGTACGAAGGTGATCCCATGCGGCTTCTCTTCTCAAAGTCTGCCAGCCCTCACCATGGATTTGCAGCATACTACACCTTTGTCGAGAAGATCTTCCAGGCCGATGCTGTTCTGCACTTTGGAACACACGGGTCCCTCGAGTTCATGCCTGGCAAGCAGGTTGGGATGAGTGACGCCTGCTTCCCTGACAGCCTCATTGGCAACATCCCCAACATCTACTACTATGCTGCAAACAACCCATCAGAGGCCACGGTGGCCAAGCGCCGGAGCTACGCGAACACCATCAGCTACCTGACCCCACCGGCCGAGAACGCCGGCCTCTACAAGGGGCTCAAGCAGCTGTCAGAGCTCATCTCTTCCTACCAGTCTCTCAAGGACACCGGGCGTGGTCCTCAGATTGTGAGCTCCATCGTCAGCACTGCAAAGCAGTGCAACCTCGACAAGGATGTCCCGCTGCCCGAGGAAGGGGAGGAGCTCCCACCAAAGGAGCGTGACCTTGTCGTTGGGAAGGTGTACGCCAAGATCATGGAGATAGAGTCACGGCTCCTTCCCTGCGGTCTGCATGTCATCGGCGAGCCGCCGAGTGCCATCGAGGCGGTGGCCACGCTGGTGAACATAGCTGCCCTCGACCGCCCCGAGGACGGCATAACCTCGCTGCCCGGCATACTTGCCGCCACAGTGGGCAGGGACATTGAAGATGTGTACAGGGGAAGTGACAAGGGCATACTGGCTGACGTCGAGCTTCTGAGGCAGATCACTGAGGCTTCGCGCGGCGCCATCACCGCCTTCGTTGAGAAGACCACAAACAGCAAAGGGCAAGTCGTCAATGTTGCCAACAACCTCAGCAAGATACTTGGTTTCGGCCTGTCGGAACCATGGGTGCAGTACCTGTCCGCGACCAAGTTCGTCAGAGCGGACAGAGAGAAGATGAGGGTTCTGTTTGGGTTCTTGGGGGAGTGCCTGAGGCTCGTCGTGCAAGACAACGAGCTGGGAAGCTTGAAGCTTGCCCTCGAGGGAAGCTACGTCGAGCCTGGACCTGGCGGCGACCCGATCCGTAACCCGAAGGTGCTCCCGACAGGGAAGAACATCCACGCTCTCGATCCGCAGGCCATCCCAACCACGGCTGCCTTGAAGAGCGCCAAGATCGTCGTGGACCGTCTCCTGGAGAGGCAGAAGGCTGACAATGGCGGCAAGTACCCTGAGACGGTCGCACTTGTCCTGTGGGGCACCGATAACATCAAGACCTATGGTGAGTCACTAGCCCAGGTGCTGTGGATGATTGGAGTTCGGCCAGTTGCCGACACCTTCGGCCGTGTCAACCGTGTGGAGCCTGTCAGCCTTGAGGAGCTTGGACGCCCGAGGATCGATGTCGTCGTCAATTGCTCGGGTGTTTTCAGAGATCTTTTCATCAACCAG ATGAACCTGCTGGACAGGGCAGTGAAGATGGTGGCCGAACTGGACGAGCCAGCAGAGATGAACTACGTGCGCAAGCACGCCCAGGAGCAGGCGGAGGAGCTCGGCGTGTCGCTAAGGGAGGCGGCGACAAGGGTGTTCTCGAACGCATCAGGCTCCTACTCGTCCAACGTGAACCTGGCGGTGGAGAACGCGTCATGGACCGACGAGAAGCAGCTCCAGGACATGTACCTGAGCCGCAAGTCCTTCGCGTTCGACAGCGACGCCCCTGGGGCAGGCATGAAGGAGAAGCGCAAGGCGTTCGAGCTCGCCCTGGCGACGGCGGACGCCACGTTCCAGAACCTCGACTCGTCGGAGATCTCGCTGACGGACGTGAGCCACTACTTCGACTCGGACCCGACCAAGCTCGTGCAGGGGCTGCGCAAGGACGGGCGGGCGCCGTCCTCGTACATAGCCGACACCACCACGGCGAACGCCCAGGTGAGGACGCTGTCGGAGACGGTGCGCCTCGACGCGAGGACCAAGCTGCTGAACCCCAAGTGGTACGAGGGGATGATGAAGAGCGGGTACGAGGGGGTCAGGGAGATCGAGAAGCGGCTCACCAACACCGTCGGGTGGAGCGCCACGTCTGGGCAGGTCGACAACTGGGTCTACGAGGAGGCCAACTCCACGTTCATCGAGGACGAGgcgatgaggaagaggctcatggACACCAACCCCAATTCGTTCAGGAAGTTGGTGCAGACCTTCCTGGAAGCCAGTGGCAGAGGCTACTGGGAGACAACGGAGGAGAACCTGGACAGGCTCAGGGAGCTCTATTCGGAGGTTGAAGACAAGATTGAGGGGATTGACAGGTAA